One Chromobacterium paludis genomic window carries:
- a CDS encoding magnesium transporter → MTYVASHTLAASNPADINLKETVAAYMSVALITLRRDMTAGQARAHMLGQLRDDDVPAQIFVTDDSGFLHGRLSLKSLLTEKDDARPVSGLMQPAGVSLEPGALRRDAAPELQGLALNIVPVASNGKLVGALYEREIAALLRDEETDDAQRQGASLPLDTPYLDTSPWALWKKRLPWLLLLFAAEAYTSTILQVFEEQLEAVIALAFFIPLLIGTGGNSGTQITSTLVRAMAVGEVGLRNLGAVLRKEVTTSFMIALAIGLVGLLRAWMLGVGHEVALVVCLTLFAITVWSAIVSSIIPMVLKKMRIDPAVVSAPFIATFIDGTGLVIYFNIAKLVIADLG, encoded by the coding sequence ATGACTTACGTCGCAAGCCATACCCTTGCCGCCTCCAATCCGGCGGACATCAATCTGAAGGAAACCGTCGCCGCCTATATGAGCGTCGCGCTGATCACCCTGCGCCGCGACATGACCGCCGGCCAGGCGCGCGCCCACATGCTGGGCCAATTGCGCGACGACGACGTTCCCGCCCAAATCTTCGTCACCGACGACAGCGGCTTTCTGCATGGCCGGCTGTCGCTGAAATCCTTGCTGACGGAGAAAGACGACGCCCGGCCCGTCTCCGGGCTGATGCAGCCGGCCGGAGTCTCGCTGGAACCCGGCGCGCTGCGCCGCGATGCCGCGCCGGAGCTGCAGGGCCTGGCGCTGAACATCGTGCCGGTGGCCAGCAATGGCAAGCTGGTCGGCGCGCTGTACGAGCGCGAGATCGCCGCACTGCTGCGTGACGAGGAAACCGACGACGCTCAGCGCCAGGGCGCCAGCCTGCCGCTGGACACGCCCTATCTGGACACCAGCCCGTGGGCGCTGTGGAAGAAGCGCCTGCCCTGGCTCTTGCTGCTGTTTGCGGCCGAGGCCTACACCAGCACCATTCTGCAGGTGTTCGAGGAGCAGCTGGAGGCGGTGATCGCGCTGGCCTTCTTCATCCCGCTGTTGATCGGCACCGGCGGCAACAGCGGCACCCAGATCACCTCCACCCTGGTGCGGGCGATGGCGGTGGGCGAAGTGGGCTTGCGCAATCTGGGCGCGGTGCTGCGCAAGGAGGTCACCACCTCCTTCATGATCGCGCTGGCCATAGGCCTGGTGGGCCTGCTGCGCGCCTGGATGCTGGGCGTCGGACATGAAGTGGCGCTGGTGGTGTGCCTGACGCTGTTCGCCATCACGGTGTGGAGCGCCATCGTGTCCTCCATCATCCCCATGGTGCTGAAGAAGATGCGCATAGACCCGGCCGTGGTGTCCGCGCCCTTCATCGCCACCTTCATCGACGGCACCGGCCTGGTGATTTACTTCAATATCGCCAAGCTGGTCATCGCCGACCTGGGCTGA
- a CDS encoding HAD-IIA family hydrolase, with the protein MSKSIISDMDGVIYRGKQLIPGAREFITRLIESHTPFLFLTNNAEQTPLDLRLKLEGLGISGLTEDNFITSAMATAMFLKSQTRKAMPTAYVVGGAGLINELYNVGFSISESHPDYVVVAKSQTFSFEQIKKAVRFIDQGAKFIGTNPDMIDPIEGGGYEPAAGTLLAAIEAATGKKPYIVGKPNSLMMMLATRKLGVHPEEAVMIGDRMDTDIVGGLEAGMCTALVLSGVSTRASMEQFPYQPDYVFDSVADIDPHAL; encoded by the coding sequence ATGAGCAAGAGCATCATTTCCGACATGGACGGCGTGATTTACCGGGGCAAACAGCTGATACCCGGCGCGCGCGAATTCATCACCCGGTTGATCGAAAGCCATACGCCCTTTTTGTTTCTGACCAATAACGCCGAGCAGACGCCGCTGGACCTGCGGCTGAAGCTGGAAGGCCTGGGCATTTCAGGCCTGACCGAAGACAACTTCATCACCAGCGCCATGGCGACGGCGATGTTCCTGAAAAGCCAGACGCGCAAGGCCATGCCGACCGCCTATGTGGTGGGCGGTGCCGGGCTGATCAATGAACTGTACAACGTCGGCTTCTCGATTTCCGAATCCCACCCGGACTACGTGGTGGTGGCCAAGTCGCAGACTTTCAGCTTTGAACAGATCAAGAAAGCGGTGCGCTTCATCGACCAGGGCGCCAAGTTCATCGGCACCAATCCGGACATGATCGATCCGATCGAGGGCGGCGGCTACGAGCCGGCAGCCGGCACCCTGCTGGCGGCGATAGAGGCTGCCACCGGCAAGAAGCCCTACATCGTCGGCAAGCCCAATTCATTGATGATGATGCTGGCCACGCGCAAGCTGGGCGTGCATCCGGAAGAGGCGGTGATGATAGGCGACCGCATGGACACTGACATCGTCGGCGGGCTGGAGGCAGGCATGTGCACGGCGCTGGTGCTGTCCGGCGTGTCCACGCGCGCATCAATGGAGCAGTTTCCGTATCAGCCGGACTACGTGTTCGACAGCGTGGCGGACATCGACCCGCACGCGCTCTAG